Proteins encoded together in one Micromonospora auratinigra window:
- a CDS encoding metallophosphoesterase family protein, which produces MLERVAVLSDIHGALPALEAVLAEPDVAAADLIVLTGDIADGPQPVEVLNRLTALGERACWVGGNGERDLVAAHAGRPASYDVSNWAAAQLRDDQVARLAALPPTVTLPVAGLGEVLFCHATPRDDEEVVLVDSRLDRWAEVLAGLPAEVDTVVCGHTHMPFARLVDRRLVVNPGSVGMPYGGQGAWWALLGPGVQLRRTRYDVDAACTRVAADSGFPDAAAWADEYLRSRNSDVDALTVFGPRDGR; this is translated from the coding sequence ATGCTGGAACGAGTCGCGGTCCTCTCCGACATCCACGGTGCGCTGCCGGCGCTGGAGGCCGTGCTGGCGGAGCCGGACGTGGCCGCCGCCGACCTGATCGTGCTCACCGGTGACATCGCCGACGGCCCGCAACCGGTCGAGGTGCTAAACCGGCTCACCGCGCTCGGGGAGCGGGCGTGCTGGGTCGGCGGCAACGGCGAGCGGGACCTGGTGGCCGCCCACGCCGGCCGGCCGGCGTCGTACGACGTCTCGAACTGGGCCGCCGCACAGCTCCGCGACGACCAGGTGGCCCGGCTGGCGGCGCTCCCGCCGACCGTCACGCTGCCCGTAGCCGGCCTCGGCGAGGTGCTCTTCTGCCACGCCACGCCCCGCGACGACGAGGAGGTCGTGCTGGTCGACTCGCGGCTCGACCGGTGGGCCGAGGTCCTCGCCGGGCTGCCGGCCGAGGTGGACACCGTGGTCTGCGGCCACACCCACATGCCCTTCGCCCGACTGGTCGACCGCCGGCTGGTGGTGAACCCGGGCAGCGTCGGCATGCCGTACGGCGGGCAAGGGGCGTGGTGGGCGCTGCTCGGTCCCGGCGTTCAGCTGCGCCGTACCCGCTACGACGTGGACGCCGCCTGCACCCGGGTCGCCGCCGACTCGGGTTTCCCGGACGCCGCCGCCTGGGCCGACGAGTACTTGCGCTCCCGCAACAGCGACGTCGACGCGCTCACCGTCTTCGGCCCCCGCGACGGCCGCTGA
- a CDS encoding DUF3592 domain-containing protein, whose product MRRARARRTKPGGQRYTAPRRDRQPARDPVEREPRSRWRPGYWLRHPAIGVVFFACGALILVGCAIGVVVDQRHLRERGETATAVVAEARELRRGVRVTLRMTTPRGAVVRADLVDPPADLPEPGDRLTVRYDPADPGKAYRTDYQDSLAGPVALVALGVLPGLLYGWYLRRTWGHWRDQAEDWRHRRPVPRLGVRQDPFPHRARRS is encoded by the coding sequence GTGAGGAGAGCGAGGGCGCGGCGCACGAAACCGGGCGGGCAGCGGTACACCGCACCTCGCCGCGACCGGCAGCCTGCACGCGACCCGGTCGAGCGGGAGCCGCGGAGCCGTTGGCGGCCCGGCTACTGGCTGCGGCACCCGGCGATCGGCGTGGTCTTCTTCGCCTGCGGGGCGCTGATCCTCGTCGGCTGCGCGATCGGCGTGGTCGTCGACCAGCGGCACCTGCGGGAGCGGGGCGAGACGGCCACCGCCGTCGTGGCGGAGGCGCGTGAACTGCGACGGGGGGTGCGGGTGACGCTGCGGATGACCACGCCCCGGGGCGCGGTGGTGCGGGCGGACCTGGTCGACCCGCCGGCTGACCTGCCGGAGCCGGGGGACCGGCTCACCGTCCGCTATGACCCGGCGGATCCCGGAAAGGCCTACCGGACCGACTACCAGGACTCGCTGGCCGGTCCCGTCGCTCTCGTCGCGCTCGGGGTGCTGCCCGGCCTGCTCTACGGGTGGTACCTGCGCCGGACCTGGGGGCACTGGCGCGACCAGGCCGAGGACTGGCGACACCGGCGGCCGGTGCCCCGCCTCGGGGTACGCCAGGACCCGTTCCCCCACCGGGCCCGGCGCTCCTGA
- a CDS encoding NUDIX hydrolase → MTTRQPPDWLDPLLGRLGTARAEDFTRLTTPESGGRESAVLVLLGEAPAVGPDVLVLQRAATLRNHAGQPAFPGGAADPEDADASATALREANEEVGLDPTSVTVLAELPKLWIPVSDFVVTPVLAWWHAPHPVHPREPAEVAHVARLPVAELVDPDNRMRVRHPSGWIGPAFSVRGMLVWGFTAGVLHTLLEMGGWARPWPRSRVVELPPTGATPAPSAGTDEVDETPVR, encoded by the coding sequence ATGACCACCCGGCAGCCGCCGGACTGGCTGGACCCGCTGCTGGGCCGGCTCGGCACCGCACGCGCCGAGGACTTCACCCGGCTCACCACGCCGGAGAGCGGCGGCCGGGAGAGCGCGGTGCTGGTGCTGCTCGGCGAGGCGCCGGCGGTCGGCCCCGACGTGCTGGTCCTCCAGCGGGCCGCCACCCTGCGCAACCACGCCGGGCAGCCGGCCTTCCCCGGTGGGGCGGCCGACCCGGAGGACGCGGACGCCAGCGCCACCGCGCTGCGCGAGGCGAACGAGGAGGTCGGGCTCGACCCGACCAGCGTCACCGTGCTGGCCGAGCTGCCGAAGCTCTGGATCCCGGTCAGCGACTTCGTGGTCACCCCGGTGCTGGCGTGGTGGCACGCGCCGCACCCGGTGCACCCCCGGGAGCCGGCCGAGGTGGCGCACGTGGCCCGGCTGCCCGTCGCCGAGCTGGTCGACCCGGACAACCGGATGCGGGTACGCCACCCGAGCGGTTGGATCGGCCCGGCCTTCTCGGTGCGCGGCATGCTGGTCTGGGGCTTCACCGCCGGGGTGCTGCACACCCTGCTGGAGATGGGCGGCTGGGCCCGACCCTGGCCCCGGTCCCGGGTGGTGGAGCTGCCGCCGACCGGTGCCACCCCGGCCCCCTCGGCCGGCACCGACGAGGTGGACGAGACCCCGGTGCGCTGA
- a CDS encoding phosphatase PAP2 family protein yields the protein MSDVVVQVARRVLLPLALLFSVMVALGLLITRVLAKTWPFTVEDSLNRELAADRTSGWNDVSLVFSTLASTQVIVAVTVLVALVLRLVLHRWREPLFLCAAVTAQALVFLFTTMVIDRSRPAVEHMDVSPPTSSFPSGHTSAATALYVGIAVLLALRARSTPAKAAWWTLLVLVPIGVAVTRMYRGMHHPSDVVASFVNGGTCVAIMARAVLDRTLTWGRAKLSIGRSGDDVAPAAASAG from the coding sequence ATGTCCGATGTCGTGGTCCAGGTCGCCCGGCGGGTCCTGCTGCCGCTGGCGCTGCTCTTCTCCGTCATGGTGGCCCTCGGTCTGCTGATCACCCGGGTGCTCGCGAAGACGTGGCCGTTCACCGTCGAGGACAGCCTCAACCGAGAGCTGGCCGCCGACCGCACGTCGGGGTGGAACGACGTGTCGCTGGTGTTCAGCACGCTGGCCAGCACCCAGGTCATCGTCGCGGTGACGGTGCTGGTGGCGCTGGTGCTGCGGCTGGTGCTGCACCGCTGGCGGGAGCCGCTCTTCCTCTGCGCCGCGGTGACCGCGCAGGCGCTGGTCTTCCTCTTCACCACGATGGTGATCGACCGCAGCCGGCCGGCGGTCGAGCACATGGACGTCTCCCCGCCGACCTCCAGCTTCCCGTCCGGGCACACCTCGGCGGCGACCGCGCTCTACGTCGGGATCGCGGTGCTGCTGGCGCTGCGGGCACGTAGCACCCCGGCCAAGGCGGCCTGGTGGACGCTGCTGGTGCTGGTGCCGATCGGGGTGGCGGTCACCCGGATGTACCGGGGCATGCACCACCCGAGCGACGTGGTGGCGTCCTTCGTCAACGGCGGCACCTGCGTGGCGATCATGGCCCGCGCGGTGCTCGACCGGACCCTCACCTGGGGCCGGGCCAAGCTGTCGATCGGTCGTTCCGGCGACGACGTGGCCCCGGCCGCCGCGTCCGCGGGCTGA
- a CDS encoding phosphatase PAP2 family protein yields MNVRDVDDRVPGDGRSWRSARLDPDRSLGLRLTVAAVAAFLVLVPFALLALLVLGAWPPLFRLDASVTDALHRYALGHPAWVRTMSVWSDVFAPGPLRVTAALLVGWLLYRRAPRLAVWVITTMTVGGLLGGLLKLLVGRHRPDLLDPVARAAGYSFPSGHALNATLAAGVLLLVFLPYARDRRPLRWALWAGAVLLAGVTGLSRIALGVHWTSDVVGGWLLGSATVAATAAGFSTWRSRTGRRPARTTREGVEPELAEPDPDEDHA; encoded by the coding sequence ATGAACGTGCGGGATGTCGACGATCGGGTGCCGGGTGACGGGCGTTCCTGGCGGTCCGCCCGGCTGGACCCGGACCGCTCCCTCGGCCTGCGGCTGACCGTGGCGGCCGTCGCGGCGTTCCTGGTGCTGGTGCCGTTCGCCCTGCTCGCGTTGCTGGTGCTGGGCGCCTGGCCGCCGCTGTTCCGGCTCGACGCCTCGGTCACCGACGCGCTGCACCGCTACGCGCTGGGCCATCCCGCCTGGGTGCGGACGATGAGCGTGTGGAGCGACGTCTTCGCCCCGGGCCCGCTGCGGGTGACCGCCGCCCTGCTGGTCGGCTGGCTGCTCTACCGGCGGGCACCCCGGCTGGCGGTCTGGGTGATCACCACGATGACCGTGGGCGGGCTCCTCGGCGGGCTGCTCAAGCTGCTGGTCGGGCGGCACCGCCCGGATCTGCTGGACCCGGTGGCCCGGGCCGCCGGCTACTCCTTCCCGTCGGGGCACGCGCTGAACGCCACCCTGGCCGCCGGGGTGCTGCTGCTGGTCTTCCTGCCGTACGCCCGCGACCGGCGGCCGCTGCGCTGGGCGCTCTGGGCGGGTGCGGTGCTGCTCGCCGGGGTGACCGGGCTCAGCCGGATCGCCCTGGGCGTGCACTGGACCAGCGACGTGGTGGGCGGGTGGCTGCTCGGGTCGGCGACGGTCGCCGCCACCGCCGCCGGCTTCAGCACCTGGCGCTCCCGGACGGGTCGCCGGCCGGCGCGTACCACCCGGGAGGGGGTCGAGCCGGAGCTGGCCGAGCCGGACCCGGACGAGGACCACGCGTAG
- a CDS encoding CapA family protein: MYAPAHSVSRSWRRSVAALGALLAVLLAAGCVTKSDDEPVWRSGGAATGSAVPAEGDQPAQPADGSAKSISLAATGDVIMGNAPSRLPANDGEGFFDDVKAALKGDLVMGNLEEPLTEDTGTGKCGPKPQNCYQFRAPPGYAAHLKDAGFQLLNQANNHGYDYGPKGYENTQQALEEHGLKHTGAPDQITVVEVKGVKVAVAGFSSYVWSNSLVDIESAKRVVAKAATMGDLVVVQVHMGAEGADRSRVRPGTELFFGENRGDPVKFSHAVIDAGADLVVGHGPHVLRGMEFYKGRLIAYSLGNFAGGGKSLNSSGRLGWGGVLKVTLNADGGFVGGTFTSTQMNGVGRPSIDRQQRGLGLVREVSRSDFAGSGAKLDGTGRISAPAGAGG, translated from the coding sequence ATGTACGCTCCCGCCCACTCCGTGTCCCGATCCTGGCGTCGATCCGTGGCCGCGCTCGGCGCTCTGCTCGCCGTGCTGCTCGCCGCCGGCTGCGTCACGAAGTCCGACGACGAGCCGGTCTGGCGCTCCGGTGGGGCGGCGACCGGCTCGGCGGTCCCCGCCGAGGGCGACCAGCCGGCCCAGCCGGCCGACGGGTCGGCGAAGTCGATCTCGCTGGCCGCCACCGGTGACGTGATCATGGGCAACGCCCCGTCCCGGCTGCCGGCGAACGACGGCGAGGGCTTCTTCGACGACGTCAAGGCCGCGCTCAAGGGTGACCTGGTGATGGGCAACCTGGAGGAGCCGCTCACCGAGGACACCGGCACCGGCAAGTGCGGCCCGAAGCCGCAGAACTGCTACCAGTTCCGGGCCCCGCCGGGCTACGCCGCGCACCTCAAGGACGCCGGCTTCCAGCTGCTCAACCAGGCCAACAACCACGGGTACGACTACGGCCCGAAGGGCTACGAGAACACCCAGCAGGCGCTGGAGGAGCACGGCCTGAAGCACACCGGCGCGCCGGACCAGATCACCGTGGTCGAGGTGAAGGGCGTCAAGGTCGCGGTGGCCGGCTTCTCGTCGTACGTCTGGTCCAACAGCCTGGTCGACATCGAGTCGGCGAAGCGGGTGGTGGCGAAGGCGGCGACCATGGGCGACCTGGTCGTGGTGCAGGTGCACATGGGCGCCGAGGGGGCGGACCGGAGCCGGGTGCGGCCGGGCACCGAGCTGTTCTTCGGCGAGAACCGGGGCGACCCGGTCAAGTTCTCCCACGCGGTGATCGACGCGGGCGCCGACCTGGTGGTCGGGCACGGCCCGCACGTGCTGCGCGGCATGGAGTTCTACAAGGGGCGGCTGATCGCGTACAGCCTGGGCAACTTCGCGGGCGGCGGCAAGTCGCTGAACAGCTCCGGGCGGCTCGGCTGGGGCGGCGTGCTCAAGGTGACGCTGAACGCCGACGGCGGCTTCGTCGGCGGCACCTTCACCTCCACCCAGATGAACGGGGTGGGCCGGCCGTCGATCGACCGGCAGCAGCGCGGCCTGGGCCTGGTCCGCGAGGTGAGCCGGTCCGACTTCGCCGGGTCCGGGGCGAAGCTCGACGGGACCGGCAGGATCAGCGCGCCGGCGGGCGCGGGCGGCTGA
- a CDS encoding Crp/Fnr family transcriptional regulator, whose translation MDEVLARSGIFQGVDPEAAEALAKEMETIEVRKGEVVFNEGEPGDSLYILLSGKIKVGRRAADGRQNLIAVMGPSDMVGELSLFDPGPRTATATAVTDTRLVRLRKQALRPWLNNRPEIAEQLLRVLARRLRRTNDSLADLIFTDVPGRVAKNLLQMAGRFGTRDGGVLRVTHDLTQEEIAQLVGASRETVNKALADFASRGWLRLDGKSIIILDPERLARRARV comes from the coding sequence ATGGACGAGGTACTGGCCCGTAGCGGGATCTTCCAGGGTGTGGACCCGGAGGCTGCCGAGGCGCTCGCCAAGGAGATGGAGACGATCGAGGTCCGCAAGGGCGAGGTCGTGTTCAACGAGGGCGAACCCGGTGACAGTCTCTACATCCTCCTGTCCGGCAAGATCAAGGTGGGTCGCCGCGCGGCGGACGGCCGGCAGAACCTGATCGCCGTGATGGGCCCGTCGGACATGGTCGGCGAGCTGTCGCTCTTCGACCCCGGCCCGCGTACGGCGACGGCCACCGCGGTGACCGACACCCGGCTGGTCCGGCTGCGCAAGCAGGCGCTGCGCCCGTGGCTGAACAACCGCCCCGAGATCGCCGAGCAGTTGCTGCGGGTGCTCGCCCGCCGGCTGCGCCGGACCAACGACTCGCTGGCCGACCTGATCTTCACCGACGTGCCGGGCCGGGTCGCCAAGAACCTGCTCCAGATGGCCGGCCGGTTCGGCACCCGCGACGGCGGCGTGCTGCGGGTGACCCACGACCTCACCCAGGAGGAGATCGCCCAGCTCGTCGGCGCCTCCCGGGAGACCGTCAACAAGGCTCTGGCCGACTTCGCCTCCCGCGGCTGGCTGCGCCTGGACGGCAAGAGCATCATCATCCTCGACCCGGAGCGCCTGGCCCGCCGCGCGCGGGTCTGA
- a CDS encoding TlpA family protein disulfide reductase, with protein MSRRLAYLLVPVLAVLAGCTATAEPERGDPPPARAARPSPFADCAPLTAAPASAPATSPGTPGDPLPELTLNCFTGGAPVALRDLKGPAVINVWASWCPPCRKELPAFQRLSERAGGRFQVIGVNSRDSQGGAQSIGEDFGVRFPMLVDQGDAFEHGLGRNAFPLTVIVGADGRIRHTDSTGALDDARLAELVRTHLGVTVTA; from the coding sequence GTGAGCCGTCGACTCGCGTACCTGCTGGTGCCGGTGCTGGCGGTGCTCGCCGGCTGCACCGCCACCGCCGAGCCGGAACGCGGCGACCCGCCGCCGGCCCGGGCCGCACGGCCGTCGCCGTTCGCCGACTGCGCCCCGCTGACCGCCGCGCCGGCCTCGGCCCCGGCCACCTCCCCGGGCACCCCGGGCGACCCGCTGCCCGAGCTGACCCTCAACTGCTTCACCGGCGGGGCCCCGGTGGCGCTGCGTGACCTCAAGGGTCCGGCCGTGATCAACGTGTGGGCGTCCTGGTGCCCGCCCTGCCGCAAGGAACTGCCCGCCTTCCAGCGACTCAGCGAACGGGCCGGCGGCCGGTTCCAGGTGATCGGCGTGAACAGCCGGGACAGCCAGGGCGGCGCGCAGTCCATCGGCGAGGACTTCGGCGTCCGCTTCCCGATGCTGGTCGACCAGGGGGACGCGTTCGAGCACGGGCTCGGCCGCAACGCCTTCCCACTGACCGTGATCGTCGGCGCGGACGGCCGGATCCGGCACACCGACTCCACCGGGGCGCTCGACGACGCCCGCCTGGCCGAGCTGGTGCGTACCCACCTCGGCGTGACGGTGACCGCATGA
- a CDS encoding TetR/AcrR family transcriptional regulator, translating into MSVAPSRVPQQERSRATQARLLEATVDCLVEHGWSGTTTTVVAARAGVSRGAQLHHYPTKAALVTAAVGHLAERRAAELRTEADAVPAGPRRLDRVVDLLAAAFTGPLFVAALELWVAARTDAELRAALVPLEARVGREMHRLTVELLGVDERRPGVREAVQATLDLLRGLGVANLLSDDSPRRTALLHTWKRQLAGLLTPEGEQP; encoded by the coding sequence GTGTCCGTCGCCCCGTCCCGCGTCCCGCAGCAGGAGCGCAGCCGCGCCACCCAGGCCCGGCTGCTGGAGGCGACCGTCGACTGCCTCGTCGAGCACGGCTGGTCGGGCACCACCACGACCGTGGTGGCCGCCCGCGCCGGGGTCTCCCGGGGTGCCCAGCTGCACCACTACCCGACCAAGGCCGCCCTGGTCACCGCCGCCGTCGGCCACCTGGCCGAACGTCGGGCGGCCGAGCTGCGCACCGAGGCGGACGCGGTGCCGGCCGGCCCGCGCCGGCTCGACCGGGTGGTCGACCTGCTCGCCGCCGCCTTCACCGGGCCGCTCTTCGTCGCCGCCCTGGAGCTGTGGGTGGCCGCCCGCACCGACGCTGAGCTGCGCGCGGCCCTGGTGCCCCTGGAGGCCCGGGTCGGTCGCGAGATGCACCGGTTGACCGTCGAGCTGCTCGGCGTGGACGAGCGCCGGCCCGGCGTCCGCGAGGCGGTGCAGGCCACCCTCGACCTGCTCCGCGGCCTCGGCGTCGCCAACCTGCTCAGCGACGACTCGCCCCGCCGCACGGCCCTGCTGCACACCTGGAAACGCCAGCTCGCCGGGCTGCTCACCCCGGAGGGCGAGCAGCCCTGA
- the nth gene encoding endonuclease III, whose product MTTRSPETDLGRTRRARRIGRELTATHPDAHCELDHSNALELAVATILSAQCTDKKVNEVTPKLFARYRSAADYAGADRTELEELIRPTGFYRNKTSSLINLGRQLCERYDGEVPGKLADLVTLPGIGRKTANVILGNAFDVPGITVDTHFQRLVQRWGLTTETDPVKIEHAIGALYPKRDWTMLSHRIIFHGRRVCHARKPACGACTLARLCPAYGTGPTEPAAAAKLLKGPRARDLAAAVGIDPDLVPPQAAVADVP is encoded by the coding sequence GTGACCACGCGTTCCCCCGAGACCGACCTCGGTCGCACCCGCCGGGCCCGGCGGATCGGCCGGGAGCTGACCGCCACGCACCCCGACGCGCACTGTGAACTCGACCACTCCAACGCGCTGGAGCTGGCCGTCGCGACGATCCTCTCCGCCCAGTGCACCGACAAGAAGGTCAACGAGGTCACCCCGAAGCTCTTCGCCCGCTACCGCAGCGCCGCCGACTACGCCGGGGCGGACCGCACCGAGCTGGAGGAGCTGATCCGCCCCACCGGCTTCTACCGCAACAAGACCAGCTCCCTGATCAACCTCGGTCGCCAGCTCTGCGAGCGGTACGACGGCGAGGTGCCCGGGAAGCTGGCCGACCTGGTCACCCTGCCGGGCATCGGGCGGAAGACCGCCAACGTGATCCTCGGCAACGCCTTCGACGTCCCGGGGATCACCGTCGACACCCACTTCCAGCGGCTGGTGCAGCGCTGGGGGCTGACCACCGAGACCGACCCGGTCAAGATCGAGCACGCGATCGGCGCGCTCTACCCGAAGCGCGACTGGACGATGCTGTCGCACCGGATCATCTTCCACGGCCGGCGGGTCTGCCACGCCCGCAAGCCCGCCTGCGGGGCCTGCACCCTGGCGCGGCTCTGCCCCGCGTACGGCACCGGGCCGACCGAGCCGGCGGCGGCCGCCAAGCTGCTCAAGGGGCCCCGGGCCCGGGACCTGGCCGCGGCCGTCGGCATCGACCCGGACCTGGTGCCGCCGCAGGCCGCCGTGGCGGACGTGCCGTGA
- a CDS encoding MarP family serine protease, with protein MSAVDLVLLLLMLVFAISGYRQGFAIGALSLSGFFLGALVGLQVGPLVARQFSESGTRVLISLVAIFGLAVLGQALAGWLGSHLRKTITNDLAKRVDDIGGALVSVLAVMLVAWLVAVPLGSSSVPWVASSVRNSALLTVIDRLLPDKAQDLSTALRDTVDTNGFPDVFGDLAPTRARQVSPPDPALAGSQVVQTSQRAVVKVLGSAPSCARRIEGSGFVYADDRVMTNAHVVAGTRSVAVELRGERYDGEVVVYDPERDLAVLHVPGLPGPSLRFAAGAAGSGADAIVLGFPLDGPYDARPARIRDVDRITGPDIYSAGDVTREIYTIRALVRSGNSGGPLVSSNGLVLGVIFAAAADDPNTGFAVTAAEARPVALAGAERTRAVGTGECT; from the coding sequence GTGTCCGCCGTGGATCTCGTCCTGCTCCTGCTCATGCTCGTGTTCGCGATCAGCGGATACCGCCAGGGCTTCGCCATCGGAGCGCTCTCGCTCTCCGGGTTCTTCCTGGGCGCGCTGGTGGGCCTCCAGGTGGGTCCGCTGGTGGCGCGGCAGTTCAGCGAGAGCGGCACCCGCGTGCTGATCTCCCTCGTGGCGATCTTCGGGCTCGCCGTGCTGGGTCAGGCCCTCGCCGGCTGGCTGGGCTCGCACCTGCGCAAGACGATCACCAACGACCTGGCCAAGCGGGTCGACGACATCGGCGGCGCGCTCGTCTCGGTCCTCGCGGTGATGCTGGTGGCCTGGCTGGTCGCGGTGCCGCTGGGCTCCTCGTCGGTGCCCTGGGTGGCCTCCTCGGTGCGCAACAGCGCCCTGCTCACGGTGATCGACCGGCTGCTGCCCGACAAGGCGCAGGACCTCTCCACGGCACTGCGGGACACCGTCGACACCAACGGCTTCCCGGACGTCTTCGGTGACCTGGCCCCCACCCGGGCCCGCCAGGTCTCCCCGCCCGACCCGGCGCTGGCCGGCTCCCAGGTGGTGCAGACCAGCCAGCGGGCAGTGGTGAAGGTGCTGGGCTCCGCGCCGAGCTGCGCCCGCCGCATCGAGGGCTCCGGCTTCGTGTACGCCGACGACCGGGTGATGACCAACGCGCACGTGGTGGCCGGCACCCGCTCGGTGGCCGTGGAGCTGCGCGGCGAGCGGTACGACGGCGAGGTGGTCGTCTACGACCCGGAGCGGGACCTGGCCGTACTGCACGTGCCCGGGTTGCCCGGCCCGTCACTGCGCTTCGCCGCCGGGGCGGCCGGCAGCGGGGCGGACGCGATCGTGCTCGGCTTCCCGCTCGACGGCCCGTACGACGCCCGCCCGGCCCGGATCCGGGACGTCGACCGGATCACCGGTCCGGACATCTACTCGGCCGGGGACGTCACCCGGGAGATCTACACGATCCGGGCACTGGTCCGCAGCGGCAACTCGGGTGGCCCGTTGGTCTCCTCCAACGGCCTGGTGCTCGGCGTGATCTTCGCGGCGGCGGCCGACGACCCCAACACCGGGTTCGCGGTCACCGCCGCCGAGGCCCGTCCGGTGGCGCTGGCCGGCGCGGAGCGTACCCGGGCGGTCGGCACCGGCGAGTGCACCTGA
- a CDS encoding DUF3592 domain-containing protein: MDGRRSRRRRPHRPRAAARTAPAPRPERQPRSRWRPGYWGRHPLFVALLAGCGAALVFHLAIGLLVDRAHLRERGRTTRAVVEGISETRRKPVLEVRFSTPDGRSVHGRTVELPEPRPSRGELVTVVYDPARPEEVYLPGGGPPLFVVAYLSTLGLVIVGPFGWHLRRTWRHRCDQAEDWRHHRPARSPEERRSHRPKGKRR, from the coding sequence ATGGACGGTCGGCGGAGCCGACGCCGGCGACCTCACCGGCCACGTGCCGCTGCCCGGACGGCACCTGCACCCCGGCCCGAGCGGCAGCCGCGCAGCCGGTGGCGGCCCGGGTACTGGGGGCGGCATCCCCTCTTCGTCGCGCTCCTGGCCGGCTGCGGCGCGGCCCTCGTGTTCCACCTGGCCATCGGCCTGCTGGTCGACCGGGCCCACCTGCGGGAACGCGGCCGGACCACGCGGGCCGTCGTGGAGGGCATCTCGGAGACCAGGCGGAAGCCGGTGCTGGAGGTGCGGTTCAGCACACCGGACGGCCGGTCCGTGCACGGCAGGACGGTGGAGCTGCCGGAACCACGGCCGTCCCGGGGCGAGCTGGTCACCGTCGTCTACGACCCGGCCCGACCGGAGGAGGTGTACCTGCCCGGCGGCGGGCCGCCACTGTTCGTCGTGGCCTACCTCTCCACGCTCGGGCTGGTCATCGTCGGACCCTTCGGGTGGCACCTCCGGCGTACCTGGCGGCACCGCTGTGACCAGGCGGAGGACTGGCGGCACCACCGGCCGGCGCGGTCTCCGGAGGAACGGCGGTCGCACCGTCCCAAGGGGAAGCGCCGATGA
- a CDS encoding adenosylcobinamide amidohydrolase, with product MLSEPFLTTRPEDGREIPLLVWRTERPLLAVGTGPLGGGLGVRRWVVNATVPMSYDRDDPAAHLAELAEGLGLDGPGVGLLTGVDVAEVVARTDGGVRVWATVGLGTPVWAAAPAPAAPAQRVGTVNIVVHVPVRLGEAALVNAVATATEAKAQAIWELGLPATGTPTDAVTVLCPADGEPAAYGGPRSTWGAPLARAVHAAVLAGGAGTVVPWSDQR from the coding sequence GTGCTGAGCGAGCCGTTCCTGACCACCCGCCCCGAAGACGGCCGGGAGATCCCGCTGCTGGTCTGGCGTACCGAACGGCCGCTGCTGGCGGTCGGCACCGGCCCGCTGGGCGGCGGCCTCGGCGTGCGCCGGTGGGTGGTCAACGCGACCGTGCCCATGTCGTACGACCGGGACGACCCGGCCGCGCACCTGGCCGAGTTGGCCGAGGGCCTGGGGCTGGACGGGCCCGGGGTGGGCCTGCTGACCGGGGTCGACGTGGCCGAGGTGGTGGCCCGCACGGACGGTGGCGTCCGGGTCTGGGCGACGGTCGGCCTCGGCACCCCGGTCTGGGCCGCCGCCCCGGCGCCGGCCGCCCCGGCCCAGCGGGTCGGGACGGTGAACATCGTCGTCCACGTCCCGGTCCGGCTCGGCGAGGCGGCACTGGTCAACGCGGTGGCCACCGCGACCGAGGCGAAGGCGCAGGCGATCTGGGAGCTGGGCCTGCCCGCCACCGGCACCCCCACCGACGCGGTCACCGTGCTCTGCCCCGCCGACGGCGAGCCGGCCGCGTACGGCGGCCCCCGGTCCACCTGGGGCGCGCCGTTGGCCCGGGCCGTGCACGCGGCCGTCCTGGCCGGCGGGGCCGGCACCGTCGTGCCCTGGTCCGACCAGCGGTGA